The Streptomyces sp. NBC_00335 DNA window GACACCTCCAGCCGGTGGTCCAGCTCCCCCTCGCCGAGCCGGCGCGCCGCGTCGCCGAGCCGCTGCACGGGTCGCAGGACCGTACGGGCCGCGGCCTGCGCGAGCAGCGCGGACCCGAGCAGCGCGAGACCGGTGGCGATGGTCAGCGACCAGGCCAGGGCGTTGAGGTCGTCGCGCTCCTGGGCGAGGGACTTGTACATGTAGCCGGTCGGGCCGCCGCCCACGATCCGGGTGCCGCCGACCAGGTAGGGGTTCCCGTCCGGCTTCGTCCGCTGCCAGTACACGTGGTACTCGGCGTCGTTGGCCGAGGTGGTCTTCTGCCGGTCGTCGACGGCGTGCTGGAGCGACTTCGGTACGTCGGCCAGCGAGAAGGCGTCGAGACCGCCGCTACCGGCCACCTTGCGGCCGTCCTTCTCGTCCACCAGCAGCACGCTGTAGCCGGGGCTGCTGCCCGCCATCATCTCGGCGGTGTGCTGCAGCTCCTCCTGCGTCGGGTCGGCGGGCAGCGCCGCGGCCCGGTCCTGCATCTCCTGCCGGAAGTCGCCGAGGGCGGCGTCCTGGGTCCGGGTCAGGACGGCCTCGCGGTTGAGCCAGTACGCGATCCCGGACGCGGAGACGGCGGCCGTCAGGGCGACCAGCGCGAACACGACGAGGAGCCGCAGCCGCAGGCTGGTCCAGCGCCGGCCCGCGAACAGGGCTCGGATCACTGCGGGGAATCCAGTCGGTAACCGACGCCCCGCACGGTACGGATCAAGGTGGGCGACGAGGGCACTTCCTCGACCTTGGCGCGCAGCCGCTGCACGCAGGCGTCGACGAGCCGCGAGTCACCGAGGTAGTCGTGCTCCCACACCAGCCGCAGCAGCTGCTGGCGGGAGAGTGCCTGACCGGGGCGGCGGCTGAGCTCCAGGAGCAGCCGCAGCTCGGTCGGGGTGAGCTGGAGGTCCTCGCCGTTCTTGGTCACCGTCATGGCGGAGCGGTCGATGACCAGCGGGCCGAAGACCGCGGTGTCGGTGGACTCGCGCTCGCCGCGGCGCAGCACCGCCCGGATGCGGGCGTCGAGCACCCGGCCCTGCACGGGCTTGACGACGTAGTCGTCGGCTCCCGACTCCAGGCCGACGACCACGTCGATGTCGTCGTTGCGCGCGGTGAGCAGGATGATCGGCAGCTGGTCGGTGCGGCGGATGCGCCGGCACACCTCGAAGCCGTCGATGCCGGGCAGCATGACGTCGAGCACGATCAGGTCGGGCCGCTGCTCACGCAGCAGTTTGAGGCCGTCCTCGCCCGTCGCCGCGGTGGCCACACGGTGGCCCTGGCGTGACAGCGAGAGTTCGAGGGCCGTGCGGATGGCGTCGTCGTCCTCGATGAGCAACAGGAATGGCACGGGCTCATTCTGTCCCATCGCCCCTCGGGACTTCGACCGCGCGGCGGCTCCAATCCGGGCACGAATTCCCCCGGGCCCCTGTGACAGGCCTGTGACAGTCGAAGGACACCCCGGTTATCTCGGGCGGGCAGTCTTCTTGGCAACGGACCAGACAGACTCCACGACGGGGGGCGCGAGATGAACACGCTGCACAGCACCAGCACCGGCGCGATTGTCACGCGGCTGCACGATGTGAACCGCCGCACGGCAATCCGTACGGCGACGGCCCCTTCCCGGCGGCCGGCGCACGTGGTGGCCATCGACGCGAAGACCTACGAGCGCCCCTCCGTCCCCGCCCAGCGCACGGCGGGCTCCCCGGACGTCCCGGACTCCTCGAACGAAGCCGAGTTCACGGCGTACGTCCAGGAGCGGCGCGCCGCTCTGTACGCGACGGCCTTCCACCTGACCGGCGACCGCTACGAGGCCGAGGACCTGCTGCAGACCGCGCTGTTCTCCACGTACCGCGCCTGGGACCGCATCAGCGACAAGGCCGCCGTCGGCGGGTACCTGCGCCGCACGATGACGAACCTGCACATCAGCGCCTGGCGCCGGCGCAAGCTCAACGAGTACCCGACGGAGGAGCTGCCGGAGACGGCCTCGGACACGGACGCCATGGGCGGTACGGAGCTGCGCGCCGTGCTGTGGCAGGCACTGACCCGCATTCCGGAGCCGCAGCGCACGATGCTGGTGCTCCGGTACTACGAGGGCCGCACGGACCCGGAGATCGCGGAGATCCTGGGCATCAGCGTCGGCACGGTGAAGTCGAGCATCTGGCGTTCGCTGCGGCGGATGCGCGAGGACGAGGCGCTGAGCTTCGGCCGCGACGAGTCGGAGTCCTTCGAAGACCTGGTCGCGTAGGCGCGGCCACACGGACCATCGGGCCAGGGGGCCCGTCCTGCGGGGGTGGGGCGGGGGCCACGGGGGAAAAAGGCGGGATCATGCGGCCGGGGGTCCGCAGGGTCCCGCCTTTTCACGTTCCTAGACCGCGGCGGCAGCCCGGTGCCGCCCCGCCGCTGCTGCGGCAAGCCGCCCGAGGGCCTCGTCGCGGCCGCAGGCGTGCGCGCCCAGCGCGGTGTGCCGGGCCACGATGCCCCGCTCGGCCCGCATGAGCCGCCACCCGCGCCGCAGGAGCATCGGCACCGATTTGCGGCCCTCGCGCAGGTCACGGGCCAGGCGGCGGCGGAAGGTGGTGCTGGGCCGCCCGCGCAGGCAGAGCGCGTCCGCCAGCAGTCCGAGCTCCTGGCAGCGCGCCACGACGTCCGCCGCGAAGATCCCCTCCGCGATGAACAGCGGGGTCCGGCCGATGTCCAGCGTCTCGGTGCCGGTGCGGGAGCTGGTCGCGATGTCGTACACCGGGACCTCGGTGCGGCCGGTGCGGCACAGCTCCGCGACGGCGGCGACGGCGACCTCGGCGTCCCACGACAGCGGGGAGTCCCAGTCGATGTCGGAGCTGCCCTCGACCAGCGGCAGGGTCGGGTCGTCGCCCTCCTTGTAGAAGTCGTCCAGGCGCAGGACGGGCAGGCCCGAACGGGCGGCCAGCGAGGACTTGCCGGAGCCCGAGGGCCCGGTCAGCAGCACGACGCGCGTAGGCAAAGGAGAAGAACAGCTCACGGAACAACAGTGTGAACTATTACCTCGCGCAGGGGACCTACCCAAAGACCCGTTGGTATCCAGGATCACACCTCCACTACGCTGCGTGCGCGCACGACTACGTCCCCACACGAGCCCACAGGCGGGAATCCATGGCACGTCACGCAGCCCCCAAAGCCCCCCTCCCCAAGGCGCTGCGCACCGCAGGCCTGACCTTCTCGATGGCCGGTGCGGCCCTCGCGATGGCTGCCGGCGGCGCCCAGGCGGGCGAGCTCGATGTTCCGGCGGCCCTCGCAGGGGTCTCCGACCCGATCTCTAACCTCAAGGTGAATCCGCTGGCCCACACCGGCGTGGACCCCCTCGACAACGGCGTGGCCACCAAGGTCGCGGATTTCCCGTCCGTCGGCACGGGCATGGTCACGGGCATCCTGACCCAGGGGCCGTCGGTCGGCGAGCTGCCCACCGCCGCGGTCTCCTCGCTGCTCGGACCGGTCCTCCCCAAGCAGTAAGCACGAAGAGGCCCCGGCAGCGCGGGGGACGCCGCCGGGGCCCGTCTTCGGGGGGGTGGGGCCTCTGGGCCCCTAGTAAGAAGATCCGCCCGCGCCCAGCGACCCGGTCGGGTGCCAGACGGTCTTGGTCTCCAGGAACGCCGTCATGCGCGCCGTGCCCGGGTCCGCGCTCCAGTCGTCCACAGGCTGTGGACGCAGGACGCGCTTGAGGTTGTCCGCGGCCGCGATCTCCAGCTCCTTGGCCAGCGCCTCGCCGGCGCCCGCCAGGTCGATCGCGTTGACGTCCTGGTGGGACGCCAGGTGCGGGCCCATCTCGGCGGCCTTGCCGGACAGGATGTTGACCACGCCGCCGGGCAGGTCGGAGGTGGCCAGGACCTCGCCGAGGGAGAGCGCCGGGAGCGGCGCCTTCTCGGAGGCGATGACGACGACCGTGTTGCCGGTGGCGATCACCGGGGCGATCACCGAGACCAGTCCGAGGAAGGACGAGTCCTGCGGGGCCACGACCGTGACCACGCCGGTCGGCTCGGGGGTGGAGAGGTTGAAGAACGGGCCCGCGACCGGGTTGGCCCCGCCCACGATCTGGCCGATCTTGTCGGTCCAGCCCGCGTACCAGACCCAGCGGTCGATGGCCGCGTCCACGACGGCCGCGGCCTTGGTCTTGGACAGGCCCTCGG harbors:
- the afsQ1 gene encoding two-component system response regulator AfsQ1; the encoded protein is MPFLLLIEDDDAIRTALELSLSRQGHRVATAATGEDGLKLLREQRPDLIVLDVMLPGIDGFEVCRRIRRTDQLPIILLTARNDDIDVVVGLESGADDYVVKPVQGRVLDARIRAVLRRGERESTDTAVFGPLVIDRSAMTVTKNGEDLQLTPTELRLLLELSRRPGQALSRQQLLRLVWEHDYLGDSRLVDACVQRLRAKVEEVPSSPTLIRTVRGVGYRLDSPQ
- a CDS encoding SigE family RNA polymerase sigma factor is translated as MNTLHSTSTGAIVTRLHDVNRRTAIRTATAPSRRPAHVVAIDAKTYERPSVPAQRTAGSPDVPDSSNEAEFTAYVQERRAALYATAFHLTGDRYEAEDLLQTALFSTYRAWDRISDKAAVGGYLRRTMTNLHISAWRRRKLNEYPTEELPETASDTDAMGGTELRAVLWQALTRIPEPQRTMLVLRYYEGRTDPEIAEILGISVGTVKSSIWRSLRRMREDEALSFGRDESESFEDLVA
- a CDS encoding uridine kinase family protein yields the protein MLDTNGSLGRSPARGNSSHCCSVSCSSPLPTRVVLLTGPSGSGKSSLAARSGLPVLRLDDFYKEGDDPTLPLVEGSSDIDWDSPLSWDAEVAVAAVAELCRTGRTEVPVYDIATSSRTGTETLDIGRTPLFIAEGIFAADVVARCQELGLLADALCLRGRPSTTFRRRLARDLREGRKSVPMLLRRGWRLMRAERGIVARHTALGAHACGRDEALGRLAAAAAGRHRAAAAV
- a CDS encoding aldehyde dehydrogenase family protein, yielding MSDSSAQTRLSVFKTYKLYVGGKFPRSESGRVYEVSDSKGKWLANAPLSSRKDARDAVVAARKAFGGWSGATAYNRGQILYRVAEMLEGRREQFVREVGEAEGLSKTKAAAVVDAAIDRWVWYAGWTDKIGQIVGGANPVAGPFFNLSTPEPTGVVTVVAPQDSSFLGLVSVIAPVIATGNTVVVIASEKAPLPALSLGEVLATSDLPGGVVNILSGKAAEMGPHLASHQDVNAIDLAGAGEALAKELEIAAADNLKRVLRPQPVDDWSADPGTARMTAFLETKTVWHPTGSLGAGGSSY